A window of the Streptomyces griseochromogenes genome harbors these coding sequences:
- a CDS encoding non-ribosomal peptide synthetase, producing the protein MNRPTAEPGRHPGHRAQRTAPDCAAPSAPLSPTAPDTVVARFERIAARHPGHPAVEQHGDVTDYARLHRRMREISAGLTGLGVGPGDRVALRGRASAELVAAVLGVLHCGAVLLLLDESLPAARAEAFTEQVRPRVRLAADPVAPAPGELPVARFTRAGDHTPVPGDEAYVFFTSGSTGAPKGILGSHRGLAHFIDWEIGALRVGPGDRVAQLTSLSFDVVLRDLFLPLCSGATLVLSDTPGNLHGRSVLPWLARTRVTVLHTVPSLVRGWLRSGCDTGPTALRATCFAGEPLDARLAGQWRAAALPAGEIWNFYGPTETTLAKLAHRVTGTESPGILPVGRPLPSCEVLLVGPDGRPAAPGTTGEVVLRTPFRSRGYLDGEGRRPTGGFRHDPDGGADDWLYHTGDLASRTPDGHYVVHGRRDDQVKIRGLRVEPAEVAAQVRGAAAAHGGGDAFVTAVERPDPGDKQLVALVDGGLTEAALADVAGTLRERLPLAMVPSVFRSLPVFPLTANGKVDRAALRTLARQAAAEDAAPQAEGSAPSGANGDDPVLAAVCAAMATALGLASVPPDADFFALGGDSLAVAELLAILADEHGMADLGHTDVLRAPGPAALAARIGRRDVTTGAGRFDPDGIPHTPTIGEPYPLSPQQRRFAAFYLTEPPRNWSTVQLRVPLPEHLDVRELRAALRVLVARHPSLRTRFATVAGVPHQEVRPPSEVPLDLPEHAGPPGVVAAALITEPVPVDAGFPWSAAVARDADGAELILTLNHMVTDGTSQTILRADLDAVLAHLRHGSALPPPPTAPAYVEYARRQNAAEQADTERLLAFWRREFAGLAPTALPRPAGHREDARGAYAALGLDLAGAASPGAAARELGCTPFALMLGAFTDTLAEHLGRDDLAVQIPSTGRPHPATLPVVGNFHNIVPVRLSRLASPAGTAREAQAALARSLDHQWLQLDTIVRALGMDPAAEPYPLSSVLFNAIPGSSPLLPQGTGFTAGGLPYDVRYDLMGVVRGQGDAWVLELHYRSTLLDPQTAERLLRSMAGRLTGAGTPPEAHHTTH; encoded by the coding sequence GTGAACAGGCCGACCGCCGAACCCGGACGGCATCCGGGCCACCGCGCGCAGCGGACGGCACCCGACTGCGCGGCACCCTCCGCCCCCTTGTCCCCGACGGCGCCCGACACCGTCGTCGCCCGCTTCGAGCGGATCGCGGCACGCCACCCGGGCCACCCCGCCGTCGAGCAGCACGGCGATGTCACCGACTACGCCCGGCTGCACCGCCGTATGCGCGAGATCTCGGCCGGGCTCACCGGCCTGGGTGTCGGGCCCGGCGACCGGGTCGCCCTGCGCGGCCGGGCATCGGCCGAACTCGTGGCCGCCGTGCTCGGTGTCCTGCACTGCGGCGCGGTGCTGCTGCTCCTCGACGAGTCCCTGCCGGCGGCCCGTGCCGAGGCGTTCACCGAGCAGGTCAGGCCGCGCGTCCGGCTGGCCGCGGACCCCGTGGCACCCGCGCCGGGCGAGCTCCCGGTGGCGCGGTTCACCCGGGCCGGGGACCACACGCCGGTGCCCGGCGACGAGGCGTACGTCTTCTTCACCTCCGGCTCCACCGGTGCCCCGAAGGGCATCCTCGGCAGCCATCGGGGACTCGCCCACTTCATCGACTGGGAGATCGGAGCCCTGCGCGTCGGCCCCGGCGACCGGGTGGCCCAGCTGACCAGCCTGTCCTTCGACGTCGTCCTGCGGGACCTCTTCCTGCCGCTGTGCTCCGGAGCGACCCTCGTCCTCTCGGACACGCCCGGGAACCTGCACGGGCGCTCCGTGCTGCCCTGGCTCGCCCGCACCCGGGTGACCGTCCTGCACACGGTGCCCTCCCTGGTGCGCGGCTGGCTGCGCTCCGGCTGCGACACCGGACCCACCGCCCTGCGCGCGACGTGCTTCGCCGGTGAACCGCTGGACGCCCGGCTCGCCGGACAGTGGCGGGCCGCGGCCCTGCCGGCCGGTGAGATCTGGAACTTCTACGGCCCGACCGAGACCACGCTGGCCAAGCTGGCCCACCGGGTCACCGGCACCGAGAGCCCCGGCATCCTGCCCGTGGGGCGCCCCCTGCCGTCGTGCGAGGTGCTCCTCGTCGGTCCGGACGGCCGTCCGGCCGCCCCCGGCACGACGGGCGAGGTCGTCCTTCGCACCCCGTTCCGCAGCCGTGGCTACCTCGACGGTGAGGGCAGGCGGCCCACCGGGGGGTTCCGGCACGACCCCGACGGCGGAGCGGACGACTGGCTCTATCACACGGGCGACCTGGCCTCCCGCACGCCGGACGGCCACTACGTCGTCCACGGCCGGCGCGACGACCAGGTCAAGATCCGCGGACTGCGGGTGGAGCCCGCCGAGGTCGCCGCGCAGGTGCGCGGCGCGGCCGCCGCCCACGGCGGCGGGGACGCCTTCGTGACGGCCGTCGAGCGGCCGGATCCGGGCGACAAGCAGCTGGTCGCGCTGGTGGACGGCGGTCTCACCGAGGCCGCGCTCGCCGACGTCGCAGGCACCCTGCGCGAACGGCTGCCGCTGGCCATGGTGCCGTCCGTGTTCCGGTCGCTGCCCGTCTTCCCGCTCACCGCCAACGGAAAGGTCGACCGCGCCGCCCTGCGCACGCTGGCCCGGCAGGCCGCGGCCGAGGACGCGGCCCCACAGGCCGAGGGCTCCGCGCCGTCCGGAGCGAACGGCGACGACCCGGTGCTCGCCGCCGTGTGCGCGGCCATGGCGACGGCGCTCGGGCTGGCCTCCGTCCCGCCGGACGCCGACTTCTTCGCCCTGGGCGGCGACTCCCTGGCCGTCGCGGAGCTGCTCGCGATCCTCGCCGACGAGCACGGCATGGCGGACCTCGGCCACACCGACGTCCTGCGGGCGCCCGGCCCCGCCGCACTGGCGGCACGGATCGGCCGGCGGGACGTCACCACGGGCGCCGGCCGGTTCGACCCCGACGGCATCCCGCACACGCCCACGATCGGAGAGCCGTATCCGCTCTCGCCGCAGCAGCGCCGGTTCGCCGCCTTCTATCTCACCGAGCCGCCGCGCAACTGGTCCACCGTGCAGCTGCGCGTCCCGCTGCCCGAGCACCTCGACGTCCGCGAGCTGCGCGCCGCCCTGCGGGTGCTCGTGGCCCGGCACCCGAGCCTGCGCACCCGGTTCGCCACCGTGGCGGGAGTCCCGCACCAGGAGGTGCGCCCGCCGTCGGAGGTGCCGCTGGACCTGCCGGAGCACGCCGGTCCACCGGGCGTGGTCGCGGCCGCTCTGATCACCGAGCCCGTCCCCGTCGACGCGGGCTTCCCCTGGTCCGCGGCGGTGGCGCGGGACGCCGACGGCGCCGAGCTGATCCTGACGCTCAACCACATGGTCACGGACGGCACGTCCCAGACGATCCTGAGGGCGGACCTCGATGCCGTACTCGCCCATCTGCGGCACGGCAGCGCTCTCCCGCCGCCACCGACGGCCCCGGCCTACGTCGAGTACGCACGCCGGCAGAACGCGGCCGAGCAGGCGGACACCGAACGGCTGCTGGCCTTCTGGCGCCGCGAGTTCGCGGGTCTCGCACCGACCGCCCTGCCCCGGCCCGCGGGGCACCGCGAGGACGCGCGGGGAGCGTACGCCGCTCTCGGCCTCGACCTGGCGGGGGCCGCTTCGCCGGGCGCGGCGGCACGCGAACTGGGCTGTACGCCCTTCGCGTTGATGCTGGGCGCGTTCACGGACACGCTCGCCGAGCACCTCGGCCGCGACGACCTCGCGGTGCAGATCCCGTCGACGGGGCGGCCGCACCCCGCCACGCTCCCGGTCGTCGGCAACTTCCACAACATCGTCCCGGTACGGCTGTCCCGCCTCGCCTCGCCGGCCGGCACCGCCCGTGAGGCGCAGGCCGCGCTCGCCCGCTCCCTGGACCATCAGTGGCTCCAGCTCGACACCATCGTCCGCGCACTGGGCATGGACCCGGCGGCCGAGCCGTATCCGCTCAGCAGCGTGCTGTTCAACGCCATCCCCGGGTCCAGTCCCCTGCTGCCCCAGGGGACGGGCTTCACCGCGGGCGGCCTGCCGTACGACGTCCGTTACGACCTGATGGGTGTCGTGCGCGGCCAGGGCGACGCCTGGGTCCTCGAACTCCATTACAGATCAACCCTGTTGGACCCGCAGACCGCCGAGCGGCTGCTGCGCTCCATGGCCGGCCGTCTCACCGGCGCCGGCACACCGCCCGAAGCACACCACACCACTCACTGA
- a CDS encoding lysine N(6)-hydroxylase/L-ornithine N(5)-oxygenase family protein has product MSKHDADLIGIGFGPGNLALAVALKERHPHLRAVFLEARPGPAWQPGMLLDGSDIQNNPVRDLISPADPRSRFTFINYLHETGRFFSYLNLGIDYPLRKEYAGYVRWVAENVGADVRYGAEVTAVVQDGDDPATAVVRLSDGSELRAPAVVVAPGRTPYVPEPFDARRDPRVRHFTEYLDALSLIEGRAEPRVVVVGGSQSAVELLLDLRSRLPRGRVTGIVRSFGYRQKDTSPFMDEVYLPEFVDYYYAASEDAKRALNRDLRFTNYSAADIDVVHELYLKLHEDRLDGAERVEVRRCTAVEACASDDDRVTLSVRERYTDTVDEIDADLVILATGFKDLGSPKEGGEFLPALLDGVAAEVRSTPSGRADVGRDYRLAAADPEAPFPLLYLNGLCETSHGMGDAGSFSLLALRAKEIASSLEHHLDGRETPAPTDRATA; this is encoded by the coding sequence TTGTCGAAACATGACGCTGACCTGATCGGGATCGGATTCGGGCCGGGGAACCTGGCCCTCGCGGTGGCCCTCAAGGAGCGCCACCCGCACCTCCGCGCCGTCTTCCTGGAGGCACGCCCGGGCCCCGCCTGGCAGCCGGGCATGCTGCTCGACGGCTCCGACATCCAGAACAACCCCGTGCGGGACCTGATCTCACCGGCCGACCCGCGCAGCCGGTTCACCTTCATCAACTATCTCCACGAGACCGGCCGCTTCTTCTCCTACCTCAACCTCGGCATCGACTACCCGCTGCGCAAGGAGTACGCCGGGTACGTGCGCTGGGTGGCCGAGAACGTCGGCGCCGACGTCCGCTACGGCGCCGAGGTCACCGCCGTCGTCCAGGACGGGGACGACCCGGCCACGGCGGTCGTCCGGCTGAGTGACGGGTCCGAGCTGCGCGCCCCCGCCGTGGTGGTGGCCCCCGGCCGCACCCCGTACGTGCCCGAGCCCTTCGATGCCCGGCGCGACCCCCGGGTGCGCCACTTCACCGAGTACCTGGACGCGCTGTCCCTCATCGAGGGGCGGGCCGAGCCGCGGGTGGTGGTCGTCGGCGGCAGTCAGAGCGCGGTGGAGCTGCTGCTCGACCTGCGGTCCCGGCTGCCGCGCGGCCGGGTCACGGGCATCGTGCGGAGCTTCGGCTACCGGCAGAAGGACACGAGCCCGTTCATGGACGAGGTCTACCTGCCGGAGTTCGTCGACTACTACTACGCGGCCTCCGAGGACGCCAAGCGGGCCCTCAACCGGGACCTGCGCTTCACCAACTACTCGGCCGCCGACATCGACGTGGTGCACGAGCTGTATCTGAAGTTGCACGAGGACCGGCTCGACGGTGCCGAACGCGTCGAGGTCCGCCGCTGCACCGCCGTCGAGGCGTGCGCCTCCGATGACGACCGGGTGACCCTCTCCGTGCGCGAGCGGTACACGGACACCGTGGACGAGATCGACGCCGACCTGGTGATCCTGGCCACGGGCTTCAAGGACCTCGGGTCCCCGAAGGAGGGCGGGGAGTTCCTGCCCGCCCTGCTGGACGGCGTCGCCGCCGAAGTGCGCAGCACCCCGTCCGGCCGTGCCGACGTCGGCCGTGACTACCGGCTGGCCGCGGCCGACCCCGAGGCCCCGTTCCCGCTGCTGTATCTCAACGGTCTGTGCGAGACCTCGCACGGCATGGGAGACGCGGGCTCGTTCAGCCTGCTCGCCCTGCGGGCCAAGGAGATCGCCTCCTCGCTGGAGCACCACCTCGACGGGCGGGAGACCCCTGCCCCCACCGACCGCGCCACCGCCTGA
- a CDS encoding aspartate aminotransferase family protein, producing MHGNTELLQFQEHHESSARTYPRNLPLAIQRAFGSHVLDMEGTSYIDFLSGAGVLALGHGHPRVLDAIREQLDLLTHGLDIPTPVKAEFTRRHLQMLPPGMRDRMRVHFCGPTGADAVEAAVKLCKTATGRSDVVAYQGGYHGCTAGAMALTSLVAPKRQVANLMPGVHFMPYSYCAQCPLRLSPDSCDVNCVALLESALSDSHAGFTTPAAVILELVQGEGGSIPAHPEFVRRVREATRAAGVPLVVDEIQTGAGRTGTWFAFEQYGIEPDVILLSKAIGGGLPVSLMLYDQALDVWEPGSHIGTFRGNQLAFAAGLAVLDVFEKEDVLANVRARSAQAFAALTPLETELPTVLQVRGKGLMIGVELAGTPAVDAGELAREVQRVCFEGGLLIERGGRDDRVLRLLPPLNISEETFARGLDILATAVRETTRRHLPAASLI from the coding sequence ATGCACGGCAACACGGAGCTGCTCCAGTTCCAGGAACACCACGAGTCCAGCGCCCGCACCTATCCCCGCAATCTCCCGCTGGCCATCCAGCGCGCCTTCGGCAGCCATGTCCTCGACATGGAGGGCACGTCGTACATCGACTTCCTCAGCGGCGCCGGTGTGCTCGCCCTCGGTCACGGCCATCCCCGTGTCCTGGACGCGATCCGGGAACAGCTCGACCTGCTCACCCACGGACTGGACATCCCCACCCCGGTGAAGGCCGAGTTCACCCGCCGCCACCTGCAGATGCTTCCGCCGGGCATGCGTGACCGGATGCGCGTGCACTTCTGCGGGCCCACGGGCGCCGACGCCGTGGAGGCCGCGGTCAAGCTGTGCAAGACCGCCACCGGACGCTCCGACGTCGTCGCCTACCAGGGCGGCTATCACGGCTGCACCGCGGGTGCCATGGCGCTGACCAGTCTGGTCGCGCCGAAGCGGCAGGTCGCGAACCTCATGCCCGGCGTGCACTTCATGCCGTACTCCTACTGCGCCCAGTGCCCGCTGCGGCTGTCCCCCGACAGCTGCGACGTCAACTGCGTGGCGCTGCTGGAGTCCGCGCTGTCGGACAGCCACGCGGGCTTCACCACCCCGGCGGCGGTGATCCTGGAGCTGGTCCAGGGCGAGGGCGGCTCGATCCCCGCCCATCCGGAGTTCGTGCGCAGGGTGCGCGAGGCGACCCGGGCCGCCGGTGTCCCGCTCGTCGTGGACGAGATCCAGACCGGTGCCGGCCGTACCGGCACCTGGTTCGCGTTCGAGCAGTACGGCATCGAACCGGACGTGATCCTGCTGTCCAAGGCGATCGGCGGCGGCCTCCCCGTCTCCCTGATGCTCTACGACCAGGCCCTGGACGTCTGGGAGCCCGGTTCCCACATCGGCACCTTCCGCGGCAACCAGCTCGCGTTCGCCGCCGGCCTCGCCGTGCTCGACGTCTTCGAGAAGGAGGACGTGCTCGCCAACGTCCGGGCGCGTTCGGCCCAGGCCTTCGCCGCCCTGACCCCGCTGGAGACGGAGCTCCCGACGGTGCTCCAGGTGCGCGGCAAGGGGCTGATGATCGGGGTGGAGCTGGCCGGGACGCCCGCCGTGGACGCCGGCGAGCTGGCCCGTGAGGTCCAGCGGGTCTGCTTCGAGGGGGGCCTGCTCATCGAGCGCGGCGGCCGGGACGACCGGGTGCTGCGCCTGCTCCCCCCGCTGAACATCTCCGAGGAGACGTTCGCCCGGGGACTCGACATCCTCGCCACGGCCGTCCGCGAGACGACCCGCCGCCATCTGCCCGCCGCGTCCCTGATCTGA
- a CDS encoding pyridoxal phosphate-dependent aminotransferase, producing the protein MPTLSERSRVFRPQPMFEILAAAQELEQRGLPVIHLEIGDTKGFVNPHVVRELRTVTENPQLGYVASGGTPALRQAFARQYAAEKGVAFTERNVVVAPANALISQYLGVTCDPGDAVLIPDPGFPTYFLGAEFNGLRVITYPLDPADGWNPDPDAVEELVRQNPDVRCLLVNSPSNPLGTVMEPGRLQALLDLADRHGLHCLFDETYKNLVFDGDTPAPLHRPGVTYLYSLSKDAAAPGLRVGCAVSENTELIGKLVDYSSLFFSCGPGLMQEAALAYVTRDDSAEFARGIREEITARVEKADKILAECEELSYVRPSAAFYLFLDISSTGLGAREFAYRLLREQQVCVCPGDSFGQQGAGCVRVTLAGDPVELEDGLRRLAAFVRSARTEAEAHR; encoded by the coding sequence ATGCCCACACTTTCCGAGCGCTCCCGCGTCTTCAGGCCCCAGCCGATGTTCGAGATCCTCGCCGCCGCGCAGGAACTGGAGCAGCGCGGTCTGCCCGTCATCCACCTGGAGATCGGGGACACCAAGGGGTTCGTCAACCCGCACGTGGTGCGCGAACTGCGCACGGTCACCGAGAATCCCCAGCTCGGCTATGTCGCCTCCGGCGGTACTCCGGCGCTGCGGCAGGCCTTCGCCCGCCAGTACGCGGCGGAGAAGGGCGTCGCGTTCACCGAGCGCAATGTCGTCGTCGCCCCGGCCAACGCGCTGATCAGCCAGTATCTCGGCGTCACCTGTGATCCCGGGGACGCCGTGCTGATTCCCGACCCGGGCTTTCCGACGTACTTCCTGGGCGCGGAGTTCAACGGCCTGCGGGTGATCACCTACCCGCTGGACCCGGCCGACGGCTGGAACCCCGACCCGGACGCCGTCGAGGAACTCGTCCGTCAGAACCCCGATGTCCGCTGCCTGCTGGTGAACTCGCCGTCCAATCCGCTGGGCACCGTGATGGAGCCCGGCCGGCTCCAGGCGCTGCTGGACCTGGCGGACCGGCACGGCCTGCACTGTCTGTTCGACGAGACCTACAAGAACCTGGTCTTCGACGGCGACACGCCCGCTCCCCTGCACCGGCCCGGCGTCACCTACCTGTACTCGCTTTCCAAGGACGCGGCCGCGCCGGGCCTGCGGGTGGGGTGCGCCGTGAGCGAGAACACCGAGCTGATCGGCAAGCTGGTCGACTACAGCTCGCTGTTCTTCTCCTGCGGGCCGGGACTGATGCAGGAGGCCGCGCTCGCCTACGTGACCCGGGACGACAGCGCGGAGTTCGCGCGGGGCATCCGGGAGGAGATCACGGCGCGGGTCGAGAAGGCCGACAAGATCCTCGCGGAGTGCGAGGAGTTGTCGTACGTCCGGCCGTCCGCGGCGTTCTATCTCTTCCTCGACATCTCCTCGACCGGGCTCGGCGCCCGGGAGTTCGCCTACCGGCTGCTGCGCGAGCAGCAGGTGTGCGTGTGCCCGGGCGACTCCTTCGGTCAGCAGGGAGCCGGCTGTGTGCGGGTGACCCTCGCGGGCGACCCCGTGGAGCTGGAGGACGGCCTGCGCCGGCTGGCGGCCTTCGTCCGGTCGGCCCGAACGGAGGCCGAAGCGCACCGCTGA
- a CDS encoding lysophospholipid acyltransferase family protein, which produces MFYYLLKYVLLGPLLRLVFRPRIEGLENVPATGPAIVAGNHLSFSDHFLMPAMLKRRITFLAKAEYFTGPGVKGRLTAFFFRSAGQIPVDRSGKDAGQAAIREGLGVLGKSELLGIYPEGTRSHDGRLYKGKVGVAVMALRAGVPVVPCAMIGTFEAQPPGKVIPNLHPVVIRFGKPLDFSRYAGLEHEKAILRAVTDEIMYAILSLSEQEYVDRYAAVVKAEQTAQKKEHKFPRAPLG; this is translated from the coding sequence GTGTTCTACTACCTGCTCAAGTACGTGCTGCTGGGCCCCCTGCTGAGACTGGTCTTCCGGCCCCGGATCGAGGGCCTGGAGAACGTACCGGCGACGGGTCCCGCGATCGTCGCCGGGAACCATCTGTCCTTCTCCGACCACTTCCTGATGCCGGCGATGCTCAAGCGCCGGATCACCTTCCTCGCCAAGGCGGAGTACTTCACCGGGCCCGGTGTCAAGGGCAGGCTCACCGCGTTCTTCTTCCGCAGCGCCGGGCAGATCCCGGTGGACCGTTCGGGCAAGGACGCGGGGCAGGCGGCGATCCGCGAGGGGCTCGGTGTGCTGGGCAAGAGCGAACTGCTGGGCATCTACCCGGAGGGCACCCGTTCGCACGACGGCCGGCTGTACAAGGGCAAGGTGGGGGTCGCGGTCATGGCGCTGCGGGCCGGTGTGCCGGTCGTGCCGTGCGCGATGATCGGCACTTTCGAGGCGCAGCCGCCCGGCAAGGTGATCCCGAACCTCCATCCCGTCGTCATCCGCTTCGGCAAGCCGCTCGACTTCTCCCGCTACGCCGGCCTGGAGCACGAGAAGGCCATCCTGCGGGCCGTCACCGACGAGATCATGTACGCGATCCTCTCGCTGTCCGAGCAGGAGTACGTCGACCGGTACGCGGCCGTCGTCAAGGCGGAGCAGACGGCGCAGAAGAAGGAGCACAAGTTCCCCCGGGCGCCGCTCGGTTGA
- a CDS encoding alpha/beta hydrolase, with the protein MALGSAGALVTATLIAGVVSAPAAGADSRHGQDREARGAEIAAARAAEAGIDWQDCPADWGLDKPIQCGWVSVPLDYAEPYGKQIKLAVDRIGNTGTPQERQGSLVYNPGGPGGSGLRFPRRVTTKNAIWANVAKAYDFVGFDPRGVGHSAPISCVDPQEFVKAPKADPVPDTEADKKAQRGLARDYAQGCAERSGAMLPHMTTPNTARDLDVIRAALGEKKLNYLGVSYGTYLGAVYGTLFPGHLRRMIVDSVVDPSRENIWYQANLDQDIAFEGRWKDWEDWVAANDAAFHLGTTRAAVQAEWLQLRATAKKSPIGGLVGPAELISFFQNAPYYDSSWVPVASAFGKYVAGDTKALVDAAAPDLSNTAGNISAENGNAVYTAVECADAKWPTSWQRWDRDNTRLNQDYPFMTWANAWLNLPCATWPTRQLTPVDVRTHRGLPPVLIVQSTRDAATPYPGAVDLHRRFKGSRLITEQGAGSHGVTGLVNPCVNERVDSYLLSGELDTSDVSCAPHATPKP; encoded by the coding sequence ATGGCGCTCGGTTCCGCCGGAGCACTCGTCACCGCGACCCTGATAGCCGGCGTGGTGTCGGCGCCCGCGGCCGGCGCCGACAGCCGCCACGGACAGGACCGCGAGGCGCGCGGCGCCGAGATCGCCGCCGCCCGCGCCGCCGAGGCCGGCATCGACTGGCAGGACTGCCCCGCGGACTGGGGACTGGACAAGCCCATCCAGTGCGGCTGGGTCAGCGTGCCGCTGGACTACGCGGAGCCGTACGGCAAGCAGATCAAGCTCGCCGTCGACCGCATCGGCAACACGGGGACCCCGCAGGAGCGCCAGGGCTCCCTGGTCTACAACCCGGGCGGTCCGGGAGGCTCCGGGCTGCGCTTCCCGCGCCGGGTCACCACCAAGAACGCCATCTGGGCGAACGTCGCCAAGGCCTACGACTTCGTGGGCTTCGACCCGCGCGGCGTCGGCCACTCCGCGCCCATCTCCTGCGTGGATCCACAAGAGTTCGTCAAGGCGCCCAAGGCCGACCCGGTGCCGGACACCGAGGCCGACAAGAAGGCCCAGCGGGGGCTCGCCCGCGACTACGCCCAGGGCTGCGCCGAGCGCAGCGGCGCCATGCTGCCGCACATGACCACGCCGAACACCGCCCGCGACCTGGATGTCATCCGCGCCGCGCTCGGTGAGAAGAAGCTCAACTACCTCGGCGTCTCCTACGGCACCTACCTCGGCGCCGTCTACGGCACCCTCTTCCCGGGCCACCTGCGCCGGATGATCGTCGACAGCGTGGTCGACCCGTCGCGCGAGAACATCTGGTACCAGGCCAACCTCGACCAGGACATCGCCTTCGAGGGCCGCTGGAAGGACTGGGAGGACTGGGTCGCCGCCAACGACGCCGCCTTCCACCTCGGCACCACCCGCGCCGCCGTCCAGGCCGAGTGGCTTCAGCTGCGCGCCACCGCCAAGAAGAGCCCGATCGGCGGGCTCGTCGGCCCGGCCGAGCTGATCTCCTTCTTCCAGAACGCCCCGTACTACGACTCCTCGTGGGTTCCGGTCGCGAGCGCCTTCGGCAAGTACGTCGCCGGAGACACCAAGGCACTCGTCGACGCCGCCGCCCCCGACCTGTCGAACACGGCCGGCAACATCAGCGCGGAGAACGGCAACGCCGTCTACACCGCCGTCGAGTGCGCCGACGCCAAGTGGCCCACCAGCTGGCAGCGGTGGGACCGGGACAACACCCGGCTCAACCAGGACTACCCGTTCATGACCTGGGCCAACGCCTGGTTGAACCTGCCCTGCGCCACCTGGCCGACCCGGCAGCTGACCCCGGTGGACGTCAGGACGCACCGCGGCCTGCCGCCGGTGCTGATCGTCCAGTCCACGCGGGACGCGGCCACCCCGTACCCGGGCGCCGTCGATCTGCACCGGCGCTTCAAGGGCTCCCGCCTGATCACCGAGCAGGGCGCGGGCTCCCACGGTGTGACCGGCCTGGTCAACCCGTGCGTCAACGAGCGGGTCGACTCCTACCTGCTCAGCGGTGAGCTGGACACCTCCGACGTGAGCTGCGCGCCGCACGCCACGCCCAAGCCGTGA
- a CDS encoding urease accessory protein UreD — protein sequence MTATGVRAHARIAARADGRGGTALPVLDSDGPLALRRTRGSGGEARVMVVGAMSGPLGGDRFALDARVEEGARLHVGSAAATIALPGQTGGAARYDVRLDVADGGELRWLPEQLIAAGGSDLYVTTRAEIGVGARLVLREEQVLGRFGEEPGRLGSRLTVRVAGRTVLDQELACGPGAPGGWDGPAVLAGHRSVGQLVVARPEFAERPPAARMLGENAAVIPLAGPAVLVSAVAPDALRLRRVLDEALALLG from the coding sequence ATGACGGCGACCGGAGTCCGGGCACACGCACGGATCGCGGCCCGCGCCGACGGGCGCGGCGGTACGGCGCTGCCCGTGCTGGACTCGGACGGCCCGCTCGCGCTGCGCCGCACCCGGGGGAGCGGTGGCGAGGCGCGGGTCATGGTCGTCGGCGCGATGAGCGGACCGCTCGGCGGCGACCGCTTCGCGCTGGACGCGCGGGTGGAGGAGGGCGCCCGGCTGCACGTGGGGTCGGCGGCCGCCACCATCGCGCTGCCCGGCCAGACCGGGGGCGCGGCGCGCTACGACGTTCGGCTCGACGTGGCCGACGGCGGGGAACTGCGCTGGCTGCCCGAGCAGCTGATCGCGGCCGGTGGCAGCGATCTGTACGTCACCACGCGAGCCGAAATCGGCGTCGGGGCACGGCTGGTGCTGCGCGAGGAGCAGGTGCTCGGGCGGTTCGGGGAGGAGCCGGGGCGGCTCGGCAGCCGGCTCACGGTGCGGGTCGCGGGCCGCACCGTGCTGGACCAGGAGCTGGCCTGCGGACCCGGGGCACCGGGCGGCTGGGACGGGCCCGCCGTGCTCGCCGGGCACCGGTCGGTCGGCCAACTGGTCGTCGCACGGCCCGAGTTCGCCGAGCGGCCGCCCGCCGCGCGCATGTTGGGGGAGAACGCCGCGGTGATACCGCTCGCCGGGCCCGCCGTACTCGTCAGCGCCGTGGCGCCCGACGCGCTCAGGCTGCGGCGCGTGCTGGACGAGGCGCTGGCCCTGCTGGGGTAG
- the ureG gene encoding urease accessory protein UreG: MHLDHTHDGARAVSADAHRPDGTRRALRIGLGGPVGSGKTATVAALCRALRDELSLAVVTNDIYTREDAEFLLREAVLPPERITAVETGACPHTAIRDDISANLEAVEDLEEAVGPLDLILVESGGDNLTATFSKGLVDAQIFVIDVAGGDDIPRKGGPGVTTADLLVVNKTDLAPYVGSDLARMAADAKAQRAELPVVLQSLRGESGVADVAAWVRERLGAWTA, translated from the coding sequence ATGCACCTCGACCACACCCACGACGGCGCCCGCGCCGTCAGCGCCGACGCCCACCGGCCCGACGGAACCCGCCGTGCCCTGCGCATCGGGCTCGGCGGTCCGGTCGGGTCCGGGAAGACCGCGACCGTCGCCGCGCTGTGCCGGGCGCTGCGCGACGAGCTGTCGCTGGCCGTCGTCACCAACGACATCTACACCCGCGAGGACGCCGAGTTCCTGCTCCGGGAGGCCGTGCTGCCGCCCGAGCGGATCACGGCCGTGGAGACCGGCGCCTGCCCGCACACCGCGATCCGCGACGACATCTCCGCCAACCTCGAAGCCGTGGAGGACCTGGAGGAGGCGGTCGGGCCGCTGGACCTGATCCTCGTGGAGTCCGGCGGCGACAACCTCACCGCGACCTTCTCCAAGGGGCTCGTGGACGCCCAGATCTTCGTGATCGACGTGGCCGGCGGTGACGACATCCCGCGCAAGGGCGGGCCCGGCGTCACCACCGCCGACCTGCTCGTGGTCAACAAGACCGACCTCGCGCCGTACGTCGGCTCCGACCTCGCCCGGATGGCCGCCGACGCCAAGGCGCAACGGGCCGAACTCCCCGTGGTCCTCCAGTCGTTGCGCGGCGAGTCCGGTGTCGCCGACGTGGCCGCCTGGGTGCGGGAGCGGCTCGGCGCGTGGACGGCATGA